In Desulfovulcanus ferrireducens, the genomic window TTGAAGTACCACCTTTTCAAAATCACTCCTTTGTGGACTTTACCAAAGAGTCTGAACGTGAGGCCTTTCCCAAGGCCATTGCTTCAGTGCGCAAAGAATTGGGAAAAACTTACCCCTTGATTATAAACAACGAAGAAGTTTTTACCGAAGATAAGTTGCCTTCAGTAAATCCGGCTAATCCGGATGAGGTCATTGGATATGTTTGCCAGGCCTCTAGACAGGAGATTGATAGGGCCATTGCATCCGCCAAGCAGGCCCTGCCTGGCTGGCGAGATTTATCTGCTGAGGAACGGGCCAAGTATCTGTTTAAGGCGGCTGATATTGCGCGGAAAAATATTTTTCGTTTATCCGCCTGGCAGATCTTGGAGGTAGGTAAACAATGGGATCAGGCTCATGCAGATGTGGCTGAGGCCATAGATTTCCTGGAATATTATGCTCGGGAGATGATACGCCTGGGTTCCCCTCGGAGAATGGGACGGGCACCGGGAGAAATAAATCATCTCTTTTACCAGCCAAAAGGTATTGCTGCAGTGATAGCTCCCTGGAACTTTCCCCTGGCCATCAGTTGCGGCATGACTTCAGCAGCGATAGTCACAGGTAATTGTGTGTTATACAAACCGGCAGGATTGTCTTCTGTTGTGGGTTATACTCTGGCCGAGATTTATAAGGAGGCTGGTATTCCCGAAGGGGTATTCAATTTTGTGCCTGGTCGGGGCAGGGTCATTGGAGATTATCTGGTTGAACATCCTGATGTCAGCTTGATTGCGTTTACCGGGTCCGTGGAAGTGGGGTTACGTATAGTTAATAAAGCCTCTGTGGTACAGCCGGGACAGGAGCAGGTAAAAAAGGTTATTGCGGAAATGGGTGGTAAAAATGCCATTATTGTCGATGACGATGCTGACTTGGACGAGGCTGTTTTGGAGATCATCTATTCTGCTTTTGGCTATCAGGGGCAGAAATGCTCTGCCTGCTCACGGGTAATTGTTCTGGAAGCAGTCTATGATAAATTTGTGCATCGTCTCGTGGAGGCAGCCAAATCCATCAAAATCGGACCTGCTGAAGACCCAGCCAATTATATGGGCCCTGTTGTGGACGAGTCGGCTCAGAAAAAGATCCTGGAATATGTTGAGTTGGCCAAAAAAGAAGGTAAGGTATTAGTTTGCCGGGATGATATTCCTGACAAAGGTTACTATGTGCCTTTAACTATTGTGGAAGGAATAACTCCTGAACATCGCATTGCTCAGGAAGAAATATTTGGACCTGTCCTTGCTGTGATGAAGGTCAAAAATTTTGATCAGGCCATTGAATGGGCCAACTCTACCCGGTATGCTCTAACCGGTGGCGTGTTTTCCCGTAGTCCAGAACATCTGGAGAAGGCCAGACGAGAATTCAGGGTGGGAAATCTTTACCTTAACCGGGGCACTACTGGCGCATTGGTTGAGCGGCAGCCTTTTGGCGGCTTTAAGATGTCTGGTGTAGGTTCCAAAGCTGGCGGCCCTGATTATTTGATTCAATTTCTTGATCCCCGTTGTGTTACAGAAAATACCATGCGTCGAGGATTCACACCTATAGAAGAGGATGATGATTGGATTGAGTAAAGAGGCAGATAGAACTGATTGAAGAGCCTGTGGCCGAACCTTTAATCAATTTAATTTCCAAGGTTTATTTCATCTTGGTTTCTTTCATGCTGGTACAAAAAGCCGTTTGTAATGCATTTCAGAAACCAAGATTTTCAATCAACGGTTAAAATGGGGTTTGGCTACAGACTCTTAAACGGTCAAAAATAACTCTGTTCTTGTCTGTCCAGACTACGGTAGTTGATTGCCTCAGCGAGATGAGCAGTATTTATTTTATTTTCCCCGGCCAGATCAGCAATGGATCGGCTGATGCGTAAGATCCGGGTATAGGAGCGGGCTGAAAGCCCTAATTTATTCACGGCAACCTCCAGAAAATTATGTTCCTTTTCTGTTAACTGACAAAACTCATTTAGCCACTTTCCAGAAAGTTGGCTATTGGTTAAAAAAGGCAGATCTTTAAACCTGTCGGTCTGAATTTTCCGGGCGTCAAGAATATTGTTGCGCATGGTAGCCGAATCCATTGAACCCCTGGATTGTTTAAGATCCTTGTAAGGTACAGCCGGAACTTCAATGTGCAGGTCGATACGGTCCAGCAACGGTCCGGAAAGGCGGGAATGGTAACGCTGAATCTGGGTTGGAGTGCAGGTGCACGGATGCTGGTCATCACCTAAGTAGCCGCAGGGACAGGGATTCATGGCCGCCACAAGCATAAAATCCGCCGGATAGACCAGAGACATTGCTGCTCGGGCAATGGTCACCTGTCCATCCTCTAAAGGTTGGCGTAGAACCTCAAGAACATGTTTTTTAAACTCAGGAAGTTCATCTAAAAAAAGTACGCCTCGATGGGCCAGAGAGACCTCCCCTGGCCGGGGATAATGACCTCCACCTATAAGTCCGGCATCAGATATTGTGTGATGGGGAGAACGGAATGAGCGGTTAACGATCATGGCCTGACCTTTGGGAAGCTGGCCAGAGACACTATAAATCTTGGTTACTTCCAGGGCTTCTTCAAAGGTCAGTGGCGGTAGGACCGTGGGGATTCGCTGGGCGAGCATGGTTTTGCCACTGCCCGGAGGACCCATAAAAAGGATGTTATGTCCGCCAGCGGCCGCAATTTCAATGGCCCGCTTTGCATGATCCTGGCCTTTGACTTCGGCGAAGTCCATAAAAAAACTCTGCCTTTGCTGCCACAGACTGTCCAGATCAAACTTAGTAGGACTCAGAGAAAGCTCGTTTAACAACAGTTGGATTGTCTGGGCCAGACTCTCCAGTCCATACACAGCAAGACCTTTGACAACGGCGGCTTCTTTAGCATTGTCCTTGGGCAAGATTACTGCTTTGGCTTGTTCCTGCCTGGCCTTAAGGGCAAGAGGCAGGGCGCCGGTTATGGGCCTTAGTTCACCAGTCAAGGATAATTCTCCAGCCATAAACAAGCCTTCAAGGCTCTTGGCGGGGATTACTCCAGTAGCAGCTAAAAGCCCTAGTGCCAGGGGCAAATCAAAGCTGCTCCCTTCTTTACGCATGTTGGCAGGGGCCAGGTTGATTGTAATCCTTGCAGGGGGGAGTTTAAATCCACTGTTTTTTAAGGCAGAAAAGACCCGTTCCTTGCTTTCTTTTACTGCTCCTTCAGCCAGACCGACCAAGGTAAAAGCTGGAATGCCTGAGCGGGAATAATCTACTTCCAGTTCCACTTTAAAGGCATCAATTCCTAGAAGGGATGCCGTGCTGATTTTTGCAAACATTTTTTTCTTCTATGCATTAATCCAAGAAAAGGTAAAGGGGCAAAAGGGTAAAAAGGGGGGCGGATATGTGTGGAGAAGGGCGAGTAAACCGAAATCTCGCCCTTTTATTAACTTCTTTTGTCTTCGATACTAGAAGGCGCTAGTGAATCAAATGTCCAATACGGTCCCAGCGGACGTGTTTAAATCCGGCCCAGGACCAGTAGATGATCCAGGCTTTGCCCAGGATTTTATCCCGGTCCACAAAACCCCAGAACCTGGAATCGTAAGACTCATCCCGGTTGTCGCCCATGACAAAATACTTCCCTTCCGGGACTTTAATGGGACCAAAGTTGTCCCGGTGGGGAATGATGCGTGGATCAGTGTGCTGGACATAGGGTTCATTTAGCTTTTGTCCATTACGCCAGACTTCCTTGTTTCTGATCTCAATGACATCTCCGGGCACGCCAATGACCCTTTTAATAAAGTCCTTGGATGGATCCTCAGGAAATTCAAAAACGATGATATCCTGAAATTTAGGATCAGAAAATTTAACTATATATGTGTCTGTGAATGGTATTTTTAAACCATAGATAAATCTGTTTACCAGGAGATGATCCCCAATCTGTAATGTTTGGAGCATTGAGCCGGAAGGAATCTTAAAGGCCTGGACCACAAATGAGCGAATAAAAAAGGCCAGGATCAAGGCCACTATCAGGGCTTCAGCATATTCTTTAAGTATTTTTTGCCAGCGTGGGTTCATATCTTATCCTTTACTCCTCTACTTTAAGGGCAGCCAGGAAAGCCTCTTGAGGGATTTCCACACTACCCATTTTTTTCATGCGTTTTTTTCCTTCTTTTTGCTTTTCTAATAGTTTTCTTTTGCGCGTTATATCACCACCATAACATTTGGCGGTAACATTTTTGCGCAGGGGCGCTATCCTTTCCCGGGCAATAATTTTATTGCCAATTGCAGCCTGGATAACCACCTCAAACAGTTGTCTGGGGATAACTTTTTTTAACCTCAGGGCCAGTGCCCGGCCCTTATGGTAAGCGCTGTCGCGATGGACAATACAGGACATGGCATCGACAGGCTCGCCATTTATAAGGATATCCAGTTTCACCAGGTTGGAAGGTCTAAAGTCAATGACCTCGTAATCTAACGAGGCAAAGCCCCTGGTGACAGATTTCAGACGGTCAAAAAAGTCAAAAACGATCTCGGCAAAAGGCAACTCATAAGTGATAATTACCCGGGTTGACGTGAGATAGCGCAGGTCCTTCTGGATACCCCTTTTTTCCTCACACAACTTCAGCACATTGCCTACAAACTCGTTTGGTACGTGGATTTCCAGGCGGACAAAGGGTTCATAAATGGATGCAATTTTTTCGGGCGGGGGCAGTTTGGACGGATTATCAATTTCGAAAACCCGGCCATCTACCTCTTCGACCTTATAGACAACAGAAGGTGCGGTAGCGATAAGATTGGCCTTGAATTCGCGCTCTAATCTTTCCTGGATGATTTCCATATGCAGAAGGCCTAAAAAGCCGCATCTAAAGCCAAAACCCAGGGCCTGTGATGTCTCCGGTTCAAACTGTAGCGCAGCATCATTTAATTGCAGTCTTTCCAGAGCACTTTTCAGTATTTCATATTCGGATGACTCAACCGGGTATAGACCGCAAAAGACCATGGGTTTGACTTTTTTAAATCCAGGAAAAGGCTTATCAGTTGGCCGGTCAGGGGAGGTAATGGTATCCCCCACCCGTGCATCTTTAAGCTCCTTTATGCCTGCACATAAAAAACCCACTTCCCCTGGTCCTAATTCTTCGATGTCCTGCGCTTCCGGAGAGAAGACCCCCAGCTTGGTGACTTCGTATTTTTTGCCGGTGGAGTACATCATGATCGGCTGGTTCAGCCTGATGCTTCCTTCCAGAATTCGAAACAGGACAACAACTCCAAGGTAAGAGTCATACCAGGAGTCAAAAATCAGGGCCTTTAAGGGTGCATCCTTCTCTCCCTTTGGAGGAGGAATGAGCTCGACCAGCTTTTGCAAAAGTTCTGTCACCCCTTGACCTGTCTTGGCACTGACCAGGGCAATGTCTGTACAGTCAAGGCCTATAACCTCTTCAATTTCTTGGGCTACCCGGTCCGGATCGCTACTTGGAAGATCAATCTTGTTTAAGACGGGGATAATTTCCAGGTCGTGATCCAGGGCCAGATAGACATTGGCCAGAGTCTGGGCCTCTACGCCTTGCGTTGCGTCGACGACCAGAAGTGCACCGTCACACGCGGCCAGGCTTCTGGAGACTTCATAGGAGAAATCCACGTGTCCGGGAGTGTCAATCAAGTTTAAAATATACTCTGTGCCGTCCGGAGCTTTGTAAGGAATGCGAACGGTTTGGGCTTTTATGGTAATGCCCCGCTCACGTTCCAGATCCATTTTGTCCAGATACTGGTCTTTTTTCTCTCGTTCAGAGATAAGACCTGTTATTTCCATGATCCGGTCAGCCAGAGTAGATTTACCGTGATCAATATGGGCTATTATACTGAAATTGCGAATGTTTTCTTTCTTGGTCATACTTTTAACGTCTTTTAGAGAAGGCCAGATGCTTTGCTGGGCTTTCTCCTTTTACCCCTCCACAATTTTTATAATCTACAATTATGTTTCTTTGATCAATTGTTTTATTTTTTGCACTATTTGTGGAACGGCAGCTTTTATTTCCGGGCTCAATTTCTCGTCCATCTGCTCCGGTACATAAGCAGTTTGAGCGACAATAATACGCAAATCCATATCCGTGGCTTCTTTTAGTTCCTTCAACAGGTTGGTAGTTGGGAATTGATGCATGGAGAAGTCCGCCAGTTTTTTGGGGTCAACCTCATCCACGTCTATTTCAAATACTTCTCCTGGTTTTCTCCCACTTTGGGTCGTTGCGTCAACAATGATCACCATTTGAGGGTGTTTGTCGCTTAAAATCAGATCGAAAAGAAGAGGGCGGATAGAAGTGCCCACGTCCAAAAGGGCTATATCACCTGGCAAATCCTTTTCTAGTTTCAAAGCCTCGATCACTGCCGGGCCTAGTCCGTCATCACCAAACAATGTGTTACCGCAGCCAAAAACGACTACCCTGGAGTTAAACATTTGGGACCAATCCATGTATGCTCTCCCCTTGAAAAATATCGTGGTCTAAGGCTAAAGTCCTTAGTTTGTTTAGTCCTTTTAACTAAAATTTAATCATTTTTCGTAGTTAGTATCGGGACTTAGCTGGAACTCATCGCCCGTTCATCAGTCCTAAAAAAAGGCCGCTATCACGTACTAGACGTAACAGCGGCCCTTTTAATGGATTTATTCGCTTCTGTCTAATCTATTTGCGCATAGTTTCCACGCAGTTTCCTTGAGAATCAAAGATTTTTAGCTCAACATTGATGCCGCCATCCAGGCGGTGTGTGGCACAGCTCATTCACGGGTCATAGGCCCGAATGGCCATCTCGATTCTGTTTAAGATTCCCTGGTCGTACTTTCCGTCTTTGATCAGAGCTTTTGCAGCCTGCTTGACAGAGAGGTTCATTGGGGCATTGTTGTGTGTGGTGCCCACAATGAGGTTGGCAAAAGTAACAAGGCCGTTTTCATCGGTTTTGTAGTGATGGATAAGTGTGCCACGGGGAGCTTCAACGCATCCGACACCTTCGCCAGCTTTGGGCTCGATGTTTTTGGCCCTGATTTCCTGGCTGGTAATCTCAGAGTCATTCAAGAGCTCTTCAGCCCGCTCACAACAATAGACCATTTCAATGAGTCTGGCCCAGTGATAGAGCAGAGTTAAGTGCGATGGACGACCAAATTCTTTGCGGAAGATTTCTAACTCTTCCTGGGCCAAAGGTGTGGCCATCTTGTCGCAGACATTGATCCTGGCCAGGCAATTGGAGCGGTAAACTCCTACCGGATCATTTTCATCCAGCTTGATGCCACCCTGTTTTTTGATGTAGGGGAATTTGAGATAACTCCAGGGTTCTACATGCTCGGCAATATATTCGGTATATTCCTCATACTTGAACTGGTCATAATTGCCGTCTTTGTCCATGAGGCGGAGTTCGCCGTCAAAGAGCTCCAGAGCGCCGTCGGAAGGCCTTACTGTACCAAGGTAACCGGAGGGGAACACGCCAAGTACTTTTACAGCATCCAGGTATTTAGGGAAGACTTCTTCCCGGGCGAACTTAATGGTAAATACGGCGAAGTCCTTTAATTCCTGGACACCGGCCAGAAGTTCCTTGCGTTCTTCTTCGCTCATGGGCTTGGAATATCCGCCTACGACCGCTGCAATAGGATGAATGACCTTGCCGGAGAATTTTTCCAGCATCATCTGAGCCTTATAACGCATGTGCACGACCTTTTTGGCCAGGTCGGGATTGGCTCCGATAATACCGACAACATTACGTACAGAATAATCTGCATCCGGGCCCAGGACAAAATCAGGCGCAGCAAGAAAATAAAAATGCAAGATTTTGTCCGGGATGTAGGCCAGCATCTGACAGAGTTCACGTAGTTTTTTGCCTGCGGGTGGGACTTCTACGCCCAGGCAGGCATCAGCGGCCTTGTTAGAAGCCAGATGGTGCTGCCAAGGACAAATACCGCATATACGGTTGACAATTCTGGGCACCTCTTCCACTGGCCGGCCAACAACAAATTTTTCAAATCCCCGTAATGACAGCACGTGCAGCTTGGCATCGGCAACATTCCCATTGTCATCCAGATGGATGGCCACGCTGGCATGACCTTCAATACGGGTGATGGGGGCTATATTTAATGTTTTACCCATATTTTACTCTCCTCCTAACCTATCTTTTTCAGAACACCGTGCGCACCAGTAAAACGGGCCAGATAACCACGGCGATCAGGCATTTTCATGGGATCAAAACCAACCGAAGCCAAAGCACCCATATAGTCGATCAGTGGTTTTGAGTCTTTACGGACTGGTCCATAACAACCACGGCAGGGCATTCTGGTACTCAAACAACGCGGTGGTTTGCCTTTGCCGCCGCAACCGGCCTTGGTCACAGGGCCGAGACAGATGAAGCCCTGCTCCAAGAGGCAGCGCATTTCATCTATGGGCTTGTCAGGATCAAATTCTGGAGTTTCCAGCATTCTCTTAATGTCGTCCATGCCCTTTTTGCGTTCCTTAATGGTAGGACAGGTGTCACAGACTGAACGCTCAGGCATTTTGAATTCTGTTTTGCCCTCCAACAATGCCAGTACTGCGGCAGCAATCCAGTCGGGATGAGGAGGGCAGCCTGGCAGGTAAATATCTACATCCACAAATTCATCCAAAGCGTAACATTTATCAAGCAGGGGTGGTATATGTTCGGTTGGTGGCTCGGCACAGTCAGTGGTAGGAGAGTCACAATATACAAATTTTTTCAGCTCTTCCTCATCGTACATATTAATTAAGGCCGGGATACCGCCGTTAGTGGCACAGGTGCCCAGGGCAACGAGTATCTGACATTTTTTACGCATTTCCAAAAGCACTTCTTTGTGCTCTTCATTACGTACACTGCCCGAGACAATCCCCACCACGGCCTCTGGAATGCTCAGCTCTGTTTCTTCACCGGTTTGGCCATAATACTTTTTGTCCAGGATGACAGGAATATGGACAAACTCTATATTGTTGACCAGAAGATCAACTAGGATTTCTCCAATGTTCAGAATGGCGATTTCGCAACCGGAACATGCATTCAACCATTCTTCAGCTACAGTAACTTTGGTCATATATACCTCCTTACAGACGGGAGAGAGACCTCTCTCCCATCCAACTTAAGCATTAGCTGCTTCTTTCTGGGCCTTTTTTAAAGGATTGGGGCCAAGGGATTTTATCTTTTCCGTAAACTTAGTTACTACTTCTGCAAATCTTGGGGCTTCTGCAGAAGAAACCCATTCAATTGCAAAGCGTTCTGGATCTATTCCTAAGTCTTCTAGTACCAATTTGATGGCCTGGGCCCGGGCTAAAGCTTTGTTATTACCATCCAGGTAATGACATTCACCCAGGTGTCAGCCCATGAGAATGACGCCATCGGCGCCTTTTTCTAAGGCTTCGACTACTAAGTTGGGATGAACCATCCCTGAACACATGACTCTGATAGCACGCATATTGGGTGGATATTGGAGTCTGGAGACCCCGGCCAGATCTGCACCGGCGTATGCACACCAGTTACAGAGAAAGCCAACAATGACAGGTTCGAAGTTTTCAGCCATGGAAACTTCTCCTTATATTAGATTTTTTGTGGTTACAGGTTTTCTAGGGCCGCAGATATCTGGGCTCTAAGTTGTTCATTGGTAAAACCGTGAACAAACACGCCTTTTTTGGGACATGTGGCTTCACAAACGCCACAGCCCTTGCAAAGTGCCTTGTTTATTTCGATCTTGCGCAGAGTCTGCCCATCTTTTTCATAGTCAACCAAAGATATGGCTCCATAAGGACAGGTGTCCACGCACAGGGCGCAGCCATCACAATTTTCTGTGACATATGACTTGATGGAGTCTAAGGGCATAACCGACTTGGATAAGATGGTGGTAGCCCTGGACACGGCTGCCTGGGCCTGGGCAATGGATTCGTCGATAGGCTTGGGGTAATGACACAGGCCGGCGACAAACATGCCGTCCACGCTTAAATCAACCGGACGCAGCTTGGCATGAGCTTCCTGGAGAAAGCCCTCATTGCTCAGGCTGCACTTATACAGTTCAACCAGTTCCTTATTATCGTATGGCACAATGGCTGTGGCCAGTACTAAATAATCGGGCCTGATCTCCACGTCCTGCTTCAGGACATGATCCTGAACCTGAACAACTAGATCATCGCCGTCTTTAAATACCTTGGGCTTGTTATCCAAGGAATAGCGGATAAAGATTACGCCTTTTTCGCGGGCTTCCTTGTACAGGTCTTCGC contains:
- the pruA gene encoding L-glutamate gamma-semialdehyde dehydrogenase encodes the protein MDKKALNPKIRERGKEFFKSISGEAPSIFNKGWWTGKVMDWAMRNENFKVQLFRFVDVLPYLNRSESLTRHIQEYFAADEHDLPPVLKWGAKGAGLSKGLAGKVLAKTIRANIENMAKQFIIGENTKQATKTLKKLRKDNFAFTVDILGEATVSEEEGVQYQQSYLELMEILAKESKKWKGLGGGDLDWGYAPKINVSIKPSALYSQARPSDFEGSVQSICDRLRPIVAKAKAMQAHLCIDMEQYKFKDITLEVYKRLRSDPEFRDFDQLAVVLQSYLKDTDRDLEELLTWARSEGLPISIRLVKGAYWDYETVIAKQRGWDIPVYTIKPETDAAFERHALKILENHDVCYFACGSHNIRSISAVMEMAIALGVPEERYEFQVLYGMAEPVRKGLLNVAKRVRLYAPYGELLPGMAYLVRRLLENTANESFLRQSFVEGAEMDRLLEDPEVLAAQEKLRKKSKPKPDVEVPPFQNHSFVDFTKESEREAFPKAIASVRKELGKTYPLIINNEEVFTEDKLPSVNPANPDEVIGYVCQASRQEIDRAIASAKQALPGWRDLSAEERAKYLFKAADIARKNIFRLSAWQILEVGKQWDQAHADVAEAIDFLEYYAREMIRLGSPRRMGRAPGEINHLFYQPKGIAAVIAPWNFPLAISCGMTSAAIVTGNCVLYKPAGLSSVVGYTLAEIYKEAGIPEGVFNFVPGRGRVIGDYLVEHPDVSLIAFTGSVEVGLRIVNKASVVQPGQEQVKKVIAEMGGKNAIIVDDDADLDEAVLEIIYSAFGYQGQKCSACSRVIVLEAVYDKFVHRLVEAAKSIKIGPAEDPANYMGPVVDESAQKKILEYVELAKKEGKVLVCRDDIPDKGYYVPLTIVEGITPEHRIAQEEIFGPVLAVMKVKNFDQAIEWANSTRYALTGGVFSRSPEHLEKARREFRVGNLYLNRGTTGALVERQPFGGFKMSGVGSKAGGPDYLIQFLDPRCVTENTMRRGFTPIEEDDDWIE
- a CDS encoding YifB family Mg chelatase-like AAA ATPase; amino-acid sequence: MFAKISTASLLGIDAFKVELEVDYSRSGIPAFTLVGLAEGAVKESKERVFSALKNSGFKLPPARITINLAPANMRKEGSSFDLPLALGLLAATGVIPAKSLEGLFMAGELSLTGELRPITGALPLALKARQEQAKAVILPKDNAKEAAVVKGLAVYGLESLAQTIQLLLNELSLSPTKFDLDSLWQQRQSFFMDFAEVKGQDHAKRAIEIAAAGGHNILFMGPPGSGKTMLAQRIPTVLPPLTFEEALEVTKIYSVSGQLPKGQAMIVNRSFRSPHHTISDAGLIGGGHYPRPGEVSLAHRGVLFLDELPEFKKHVLEVLRQPLEDGQVTIARAAMSLVYPADFMLVAAMNPCPCGYLGDDQHPCTCTPTQIQRYHSRLSGPLLDRIDLHIEVPAVPYKDLKQSRGSMDSATMRNNILDARKIQTDRFKDLPFLTNSQLSGKWLNEFCQLTEKEHNFLEVAVNKLGLSARSYTRILRISRSIADLAGENKINTAHLAEAINYRSLDRQEQSYF
- the lepB gene encoding signal peptidase I; protein product: MNPRWQKILKEYAEALIVALILAFFIRSFVVQAFKIPSGSMLQTLQIGDHLLVNRFIYGLKIPFTDTYIVKFSDPKFQDIIVFEFPEDPSKDFIKRVIGVPGDVIEIRNKEVWRNGQKLNEPYVQHTDPRIIPHRDNFGPIKVPEGKYFVMGDNRDESYDSRFWGFVDRDKILGKAWIIYWSWAGFKHVRWDRIGHLIH
- the lepA gene encoding translation elongation factor 4, which translates into the protein MTKKENIRNFSIIAHIDHGKSTLADRIMEITGLISEREKKDQYLDKMDLERERGITIKAQTVRIPYKAPDGTEYILNLIDTPGHVDFSYEVSRSLAACDGALLVVDATQGVEAQTLANVYLALDHDLEIIPVLNKIDLPSSDPDRVAQEIEEVIGLDCTDIALVSAKTGQGVTELLQKLVELIPPPKGEKDAPLKALIFDSWYDSYLGVVVLFRILEGSIRLNQPIMMYSTGKKYEVTKLGVFSPEAQDIEELGPGEVGFLCAGIKELKDARVGDTITSPDRPTDKPFPGFKKVKPMVFCGLYPVESSEYEILKSALERLQLNDAALQFEPETSQALGFGFRCGFLGLLHMEIIQERLEREFKANLIATAPSVVYKVEEVDGRVFEIDNPSKLPPPEKIASIYEPFVRLEIHVPNEFVGNVLKLCEEKRGIQKDLRYLTSTRVIITYELPFAEIVFDFFDRLKSVTRGFASLDYEVIDFRPSNLVKLDILINGEPVDAMSCIVHRDSAYHKGRALALRLKKVIPRQLFEVVIQAAIGNKIIARERIAPLRKNVTAKCYGGDITRKRKLLEKQKEGKKRMKKMGSVEIPQEAFLAALKVEE
- a CDS encoding hydrogenase maturation protease produces the protein MDWSQMFNSRVVVFGCGNTLFGDDGLGPAVIEALKLEKDLPGDIALLDVGTSIRPLLFDLILSDKHPQMVIIVDATTQSGRKPGEVFEIDVDEVDPKKLADFSMHQFPTTNLLKELKEATDMDLRIIVAQTAYVPEQMDEKLSPEIKAAVPQIVQKIKQLIKET
- a CDS encoding Ni/Fe hydrogenase subunit alpha, which produces MGKTLNIAPITRIEGHASVAIHLDDNGNVADAKLHVLSLRGFEKFVVGRPVEEVPRIVNRICGICPWQHHLASNKAADACLGVEVPPAGKKLRELCQMLAYIPDKILHFYFLAAPDFVLGPDADYSVRNVVGIIGANPDLAKKVVHMRYKAQMMLEKFSGKVIHPIAAVVGGYSKPMSEEERKELLAGVQELKDFAVFTIKFAREEVFPKYLDAVKVLGVFPSGYLGTVRPSDGALELFDGELRLMDKDGNYDQFKYEEYTEYIAEHVEPWSYLKFPYIKKQGGIKLDENDPVGVYRSNCLARINVCDKMATPLAQEELEIFRKEFGRPSHLTLLYHWARLIEMVYCCERAEELLNDSEITSQEIRAKNIEPKAGEGVGCVEAPRGTLIHHYKTDENGLVTFANLIVGTTHNNAPMNLSVKQAAKALIKDGKYDQGILNRIEMAIRAYDPUMSCATHRLDGGINVELKIFDSQGNCVETMRK
- a CDS encoding methyl viologen-reducing hydrogenase, with the protein product MTKVTVAEEWLNACSGCEIAILNIGEILVDLLVNNIEFVHIPVILDKKYYGQTGEETELSIPEAVVGIVSGSVRNEEHKEVLLEMRKKCQILVALGTCATNGGIPALINMYDEEELKKFVYCDSPTTDCAEPPTEHIPPLLDKCYALDEFVDVDIYLPGCPPHPDWIAAAVLALLEGKTEFKMPERSVCDTCPTIKERKKGMDDIKRMLETPEFDPDKPIDEMRCLLEQGFICLGPVTKAGCGGKGKPPRCLSTRMPCRGCYGPVRKDSKPLIDYMGALASVGFDPMKMPDRRGYLARFTGAHGVLKKIG
- a CDS encoding hydrogenase iron-sulfur subunit; translated protein: MAENFEPVIVGFLCNWCAYAGADLAGVSRLQYPPNMRAIRVMCSGMVHPNLVVEALEKGADGVILMGUHLGECHYLDGNNKALARAQAIKLVLEDLGIDPERFAIEWVSSAEAPRFAEVVTKFTEKIKSLGPNPLKKAQKEAANA